A genomic window from Flavobacterium hankyongi includes:
- a CDS encoding fibronectin type III domain-containing protein encodes MKKITLCFFMMILPLLGFSQITEGFEGATFPPTTPGNWAVMNNGVGTGIDWAETTNAAFVHTGTKAAIIDRENIGAGNTSQDWLITPQITLPANGQLRFWTRQTLTGNNGSTYEIRVSTNASQTNQAAFTTVQSWTETTLNATFNVYEEKLVSLSAYPAGTQVYIAFVKINTQPSTVTTGDRWIIDDINLVQQCLDPSILTATVTGPTTATLGWTNNGSATLWDIYYNLQLDPTVPDVSTTPSFNDVNTTAYPATGFSPGTAYKFWVRAQCAGGVVSNWVGPFNFTTSPAGSICSSPILIGGLPYSHTANTSTYGDEVDTPQGAGCAGGTTNYMQGAEVFYSYTPTVSGNITISMTPTGVSSSLYVYNGCANVGVSCLAGVADATANPRNIATLPVIAGQTYIFVISSSTTPAGGIPYTLIIQEKFCDPPTNGTTNTPATTSINMSWSNPSAATSWQVTVQAPGAGVPTAPGPLSATATTNTNFNFTGLTAATAYEYWVRADCGGGLYSPWAGPYLFSTSICDPSDKCNFVFRMTDTWGDGWNPAGAGRMEIRQNGIVVATIGSTFTTGTALNSPPVALCDTLPFEIYFTVPGLNPEEIGVQVINNFNQTVATITPVLSPSSTTPIYTGTFDCNVPACLPPLALNDTTPTTYGATLTWAANGGTNWNIYIVPMGSPAPTAASTPTVTGVTATTYVIPSSLGLLPNTTYQYYVQAVCSATQQSVWAGPGDFTTLPTCSRPTNPLATNITASSATLSWTQPLNPDGSLANAWQIILLPCGSPAPTATTPGWINVNTNTYNVLGLTPLTCYDFYVRAICSTTDASPISVVRTFYTPDTNDECVNSKEVPVNQNTHCIQTVYGTVAGATASPQANTCGATADDDDVWFHFVATATTHYISLLEPNTSTANPPAFPTAAPGGLNYSLYRGTNCGSLVQVSCRTANGGMETGLVIGETYKIRVYSPGTAASTKRFEVCVGTKVIYCENSVPVCAVNAIILRNDVGVPATPNPISGSGTATVGCLGSAPSPTFYFLTIQQDGNYNYFMEQSTDPTFATVDLDVDYVTWGPFTSVAQACTSISVSNTRPAPQGCSFSAAPTENFTINGALTGQVYIIMVTNYTASSSYPGKRGYIRITRTVGPAPLECCPFASFTYSSSFFCKDGANPSPILGTASTAGTYACTNPNLIINPTTGVIDLAASAVGTYIVTSTIPGDADCPTSTATFSVTISNPPTATIAYASPSYCKNNTVVQPVIRTGTASGFYSTSPATGLSINPTTGAITPNTSTPGIYTVIYTVPAGSGCPAFTTQTQVTIDAVLVATFNYGTAPYCSNGGFANPVFTGGGVAGTFTSSTGLVINPTTGVIDLAASTMGTYTVTNEIAANGACPIVTATASITITALPIATFNYTTADHCQSEGTILPVFTGGGLAGTFTSSAGLVLNATTGEIDLASSTPGTYTVYNTIVAANGCPQVQEQFVIRIYANPIASITSSDADNTICAGESATLTVNPTNFAVGDATYVWKFNTGVIPGATSYQYNPTQTGLYEVQITLNGCTNVTSITTNFTVNFVPQATISGTNLVKCINEVSVITVTPVNYTAADPVTYSWTLGGGSLPDTTSSISYDDYGTYVVTITNQGCSSTYSITVSPDTTEIPIDAVGDCQGSSYILTASPINSSFDPSSTVYEWTNSIGDIVASGLNQNTFNVSQYVQTNNISSGSFPLTFTVKVTTSPDGCTDTQDFVVLSSICTIPKGISPNGDGNNDTFDLRGLGVKQLSIFNRYGTKVYSYSNYTDQWHGQTDKGDELPVGTYYFVFEQNDGQNKSGWIYINK; translated from the coding sequence AGACAAACACTCACAGGGAACAATGGTTCTACCTATGAGATAAGAGTGTCTACAAATGCATCACAAACTAACCAAGCAGCTTTTACAACTGTGCAAAGCTGGACAGAAACTACTTTGAATGCTACATTTAATGTGTATGAAGAAAAGTTAGTAAGTCTATCAGCTTATCCAGCTGGAACACAAGTTTATATAGCTTTTGTTAAAATAAATACACAACCTTCTACGGTTACTACAGGTGATAGATGGATTATTGATGATATCAATTTAGTACAACAATGTTTGGATCCATCAATTTTGACGGCTACTGTAACAGGTCCAACTACAGCAACTTTAGGTTGGACAAATAACGGTTCTGCTACATTGTGGGACATTTATTATAATCTACAACTAGATCCAACGGTGCCAGACGTATCAACAACACCGTCTTTTAATGACGTTAATACTACTGCTTATCCTGCAACTGGTTTTTCTCCAGGGACAGCATATAAATTTTGGGTAAGAGCTCAATGTGCTGGAGGTGTAGTAAGTAATTGGGTTGGTCCTTTTAACTTCACGACAAGTCCAGCAGGTTCTATATGTTCTTCACCAATATTAATAGGTGGTTTACCATATAGTCATACTGCTAACACGAGCACTTATGGTGATGAGGTAGACACACCTCAAGGAGCGGGTTGTGCAGGTGGTACAACTAACTATATGCAAGGAGCAGAAGTATTTTACTCTTACACTCCTACTGTTTCAGGAAATATTACAATTTCAATGACTCCAACTGGAGTTAGTTCGAGTTTATATGTGTATAATGGATGTGCTAACGTAGGTGTTAGCTGTTTAGCAGGTGTTGCAGATGCAACTGCTAACCCAAGAAATATTGCTACTTTACCTGTTATAGCAGGTCAAACTTATATTTTTGTTATTTCATCAAGTACAACACCAGCAGGTGGAATTCCTTATACATTAATTATTCAAGAAAAATTTTGTGACCCTCCTACAAATGGAACAACAAATACTCCAGCGACAACATCAATTAATATGTCATGGTCAAACCCATCTGCTGCAACTTCTTGGCAGGTAACTGTTCAAGCACCTGGAGCTGGTGTTCCAACAGCACCTGGGCCATTATCGGCAACTGCAACTACTAATACAAATTTTAATTTTACTGGACTTACTGCAGCTACTGCTTATGAATACTGGGTAAGAGCTGATTGTGGAGGTGGTTTGTATAGCCCATGGGCAGGTCCGTATTTGTTTAGTACATCAATTTGTGACCCTTCAGACAAGTGTAATTTTGTTTTTAGAATGACTGATACGTGGGGAGATGGATGGAATCCTGCTGGAGCTGGAAGGATGGAAATACGTCAAAACGGTATTGTTGTAGCAACTATTGGTTCTACATTTACTACTGGGACGGCTTTAAATAGCCCTCCAGTTGCTTTATGTGATACATTGCCATTTGAAATATATTTTACAGTACCTGGATTGAATCCTGAAGAAATAGGAGTTCAGGTTATTAATAACTTTAATCAAACTGTTGCTACAATAACTCCGGTGCTTTCACCTAGTTCAACTACACCTATTTATACAGGCACTTTTGATTGTAATGTACCAGCATGTTTGCCTCCATTAGCATTAAATGATACAACGCCAACAACGTATGGTGCGACTTTGACTTGGGCTGCAAATGGTGGAACAAATTGGAATATTTATATTGTACCAATGGGATCGCCAGCACCTACAGCAGCATCAACACCAACAGTCACAGGTGTAACTGCAACTACATATGTGATACCATCGTCTTTAGGATTGTTACCTAACACTACATATCAGTATTATGTTCAGGCAGTTTGTTCAGCAACACAGCAAAGTGTTTGGGCAGGACCTGGTGATTTTACAACATTACCAACGTGTTCAAGACCAACAAATCCTTTAGCTACAAATATAACTGCATCTTCTGCAACTTTAAGTTGGACTCAACCATTGAATCCTGATGGAAGCTTAGCAAATGCTTGGCAAATTATTTTATTACCATGTGGTTCGCCAGCTCCTACTGCTACAACTCCAGGATGGATAAATGTTAATACAAATACATATAACGTTTTAGGTTTGACTCCTTTAACATGTTATGATTTTTATGTAAGAGCAATTTGTTCTACTACTGATGCTAGCCCTATATCTGTAGTGCGTACTTTTTACACTCCTGATACAAATGACGAATGTGTTAACTCTAAAGAAGTACCAGTAAATCAAAATACACATTGTATTCAAACTGTATATGGAACTGTAGCAGGGGCAACAGCATCTCCTCAGGCAAATACTTGTGGTGCAACAGCTGATGATGATGATGTTTGGTTCCATTTCGTGGCAACAGCGACAACACATTATATTTCATTATTAGAACCTAATACGTCAACAGCAAATCCGCCAGCTTTCCCTACTGCTGCACCTGGAGGTTTAAATTACTCCCTATATAGAGGTACTAATTGTGGTTCATTGGTACAAGTTAGTTGTAGAACAGCTAATGGAGGAATGGAAACAGGCTTAGTTATTGGTGAAACTTATAAGATACGTGTTTATTCGCCAGGAACAGCTGCTTCTACAAAACGATTTGAAGTTTGTGTTGGAACTAAAGTGATTTATTGTGAGAATTCAGTACCAGTTTGTGCTGTAAATGCTATCATTTTAAGAAACGATGTTGGTGTTCCAGCAACTCCTAATCCAATTAGTGGTAGTGGAACTGCAACTGTTGGTTGTTTAGGTTCTGCACCATCACCAACTTTCTATTTCTTAACGATTCAACAAGATGGAAATTACAACTACTTTATGGAGCAAAGTACTGATCCTACTTTTGCAACAGTTGATTTAGATGTGGATTATGTAACTTGGGGACCTTTTACTTCCGTAGCTCAAGCTTGTACATCGATTTCGGTTAGTAATACAAGACCAGCCCCTCAAGGATGTAGTTTCTCTGCTGCTCCAACTGAAAACTTCACTATAAATGGAGCTTTAACGGGTCAGGTATATATAATTATGGTTACTAATTATACAGCTTCTAGTAGTTATCCTGGAAAAAGAGGATATATTAGAATTACAAGAACAGTAGGGCCAGCACCTTTAGAATGTTGTCCATTTGCAAGTTTTACTTATTCTAGTTCTTTCTTCTGTAAAGATGGTGCTAATCCATCACCTATATTGGGAACAGCTTCCACAGCTGGTACTTATGCATGTACAAATCCAAACTTGATTATTAATCCAACTACTGGGGTTATTGATTTAGCTGCGAGTGCAGTTGGTACTTATATAGTAACTAGTACAATTCCTGGAGATGCTGATTGTCCAACTTCAACTGCGACATTTAGTGTTACTATTAGTAACCCTCCTACAGCAACTATTGCTTATGCTTCTCCTTCTTATTGTAAAAATAATACAGTAGTACAGCCAGTAATTAGAACAGGTACAGCTAGTGGATTTTACTCAACTTCACCAGCAACTGGATTGTCAATTAATCCAACTACAGGTGCAATTACACCAAATACAAGTACGCCGGGTATTTATACAGTTATTTATACAGTTCCTGCAGGAAGTGGGTGTCCAGCATTTACTACGCAAACACAAGTTACAATTGACGCTGTGCTTGTAGCTACATTTAATTACGGGACTGCACCATATTGTTCGAATGGTGGATTTGCAAACCCAGTATTTACTGGTGGTGGAGTAGCAGGAACATTTACCTCTTCTACAGGGTTAGTAATAAACCCAACAACTGGAGTGATTGATTTAGCTGCTAGTACAATGGGTACATACACAGTAACTAATGAAATAGCTGCAAATGGCGCTTGTCCAATTGTAACTGCAACTGCTTCAATCACAATTACTGCATTACCAATTGCAACATTTAATTATACGACAGCAGATCATTGTCAGAGTGAAGGTACTATATTACCTGTATTTACAGGTGGAGGTCTTGCTGGTACATTTACATCATCTGCTGGATTGGTCTTAAATGCTACAACAGGAGAAATTGATTTGGCATCAAGTACACCAGGTACCTATACTGTTTATAATACAATTGTTGCGGCTAATGGATGTCCTCAAGTTCAAGAACAATTTGTAATTAGAATTTATGCTAATCCAATAGCTAGTATTACTTCATCTGATGCGGATAATACAATTTGTGCTGGTGAATCTGCAACATTAACAGTTAATCCAACAAACTTTGCAGTTGGAGACGCTACATATGTTTGGAAGTTTAATACAGGTGTAATACCTGGAGCAACATCTTATCAATATAATCCAACACAAACTGGTTTGTATGAAGTTCAAATAACATTAAATGGTTGTACAAATGTAACTTCTATAACAACTAACTTTACTGTTAACTTTGTACCTCAAGCAACTATAAGTGGAACTAATCTAGTGAAGTGTATTAATGAAGTTTCTGTAATTACAGTTACACCAGTAAATTATACTGCAGCTGACCCAGTAACTTATTCATGGACACTTGGAGGAGGTTCATTACCTGATACTACCAGTTCAATAAGTTATGACGATTATGGTACATACGTTGTGACTATTACAAATCAAGGTTGTTCTAGTACATACTCAATTACAGTTTCACCTGATACAACTGAAATTCCAATTGATGCAGTAGGTGATTGTCAAGGATCTAGCTATATATTAACAGCTTCTCCTATTAATAGTTCATTTGATCCATCAAGTACCGTATATGAATGGACAAACTCTATTGGAGATATAGTTGCCTCAGGTCTTAATCAAAATACATTTAATGTAAGCCAGTATGTTCAAACGAATAACATTTCATCAGGAAGTTTCCCTCTTACATTTACTGTAAAAGTTACTACTTCACCTGATGGATGTACAGATACTCAAGATTTCGTTGTATTATCTTCTATTTGTACAATTCCAAAAGGTATCTCACCTAACGGAGATGGAAATAACGATACATTTGACTTAAGAGGTTTAGGTGTTAAACAGTTAAGTATTTTTAACAGATACGGAACTAAAGTTTATAGCTATAGTAACTATACTGATCAATGGCATGGACAAACTGATAAAGGTGATGAATTACCAGTAGGAACTTATTACTTTGTTTTTGAACAAAATGATGGTCAAAACAAATCAGGGTGGATTTATATTAATAAATAA
- a CDS encoding PorP/SprF family type IX secretion system membrane protein: MKKIFFTALVVVLAFTDANAQQDPHYTQYMYNMNVMNPAYAGSKENLSFGLLFRKQWVEIEDSPTTFTATGHSPVGKNVGLGLSVISDRIGPVEENNIYGDFSYTLNLGGDHRLAAGIKAGVTFQKIGLNSQIASTLAVPNDGPFAQDTSNSHLNMGAGLFYYTNKYYLAFSIPNMLKSAHLDYNGVKYGSEVQHYFLTGGYVFNLSEKTKFKPHFMLKSAFGAPTSLDVSTNFLFFDKFELGATYRLDDSFGALVNYRITDGLRIGYAYDHIVSDLDVTTPSSHEVMLLFDLNFPKKVSSSPRYF; this comes from the coding sequence ATGAAAAAAATATTTTTCACAGCCCTAGTTGTTGTTTTGGCATTTACTGATGCTAATGCACAGCAGGATCCACATTATACTCAATACATGTATAATATGAACGTGATGAATCCAGCCTACGCAGGGTCGAAAGAAAATTTAAGTTTTGGATTGTTGTTCCGAAAGCAGTGGGTAGAAATAGAAGATTCTCCTACTACATTTACTGCAACTGGTCATTCACCAGTGGGTAAAAATGTCGGACTTGGATTATCGGTTATTTCAGACAGGATTGGTCCAGTTGAAGAAAACAATATTTATGGAGACTTTTCATACACACTGAATCTTGGAGGTGATCATAGATTAGCAGCTGGTATTAAGGCAGGTGTTACTTTTCAAAAAATTGGTCTAAATAGTCAGATAGCTTCAACTTTAGCAGTGCCTAATGATGGACCTTTTGCTCAAGATACTTCAAATTCTCATCTTAACATGGGGGCAGGTTTGTTCTATTATACAAATAAATATTATTTAGCTTTTTCGATTCCTAATATGCTTAAATCTGCTCACTTAGATTATAATGGAGTTAAGTACGGTTCAGAAGTACAACATTATTTCCTTACTGGAGGTTATGTTTTCAATTTGAGTGAAAAAACTAAGTTTAAACCTCACTTCATGTTGAAGTCAGCTTTTGGAGCGCCAACTTCATTGGATGTATCAACTAACTTTTTGTTTTTTGATAAATTCGAACTTGGAGCAACTTATAGACTAGATGATTCGTTTGGTGCTTTGGTAAATTATAGAATTACTGATGGACTTAGAATTGGATACGCTTATGATCACATTGTTTCAGATCTTGATGTAACAACTCCTTCATCACATGAAGTTATGTTGTTATTTGATTTGAACTTCCCTAAGAAAGTGTCAAGTTCGCCACGTTATTTCTAA